In Devosia beringensis, a single window of DNA contains:
- a CDS encoding IS110 family RNA-guided transposase: protein MIFSPDYVGVDVSKKHLDLAITGSSRLRASNNPAGMARLVQKISSLTRPHLVCEATGSYTRLMARSLSQHGIALSTINPRRVRDLARADGLLAKTDAIDAAAILRFAHLMHPDPDPLYDPNAVEMADLVRRRRQMVDMLAMEKQRREHPEAALAQASIDAHIGFLSSQIGEMDRAITRQIDSDATLRRRAELLTTIPGIGQTTAAVLLAEMPELGGIGNKQAAALAGVAPFNRDSGEMRGQAHIAGGRLSVRCALYMATLSAIRANPPIRDFYKRLRAQGKPGKLAIVAAMRKLITTANAVLANNTPWHTNTA from the coding sequence ATGATTTTTTCCCCAGACTATGTTGGTGTCGACGTCTCCAAGAAGCACCTGGATCTGGCCATCACCGGCTCGAGCAGGTTGCGCGCGTCCAATAATCCGGCTGGCATGGCTCGGTTGGTGCAAAAGATCTCCAGCCTGACCCGGCCCCATCTGGTCTGTGAGGCCACCGGCAGCTATACGCGGCTGATGGCCCGCTCGCTCAGCCAGCATGGCATCGCGCTGAGCACGATTAACCCGCGCCGGGTGCGCGATCTGGCTCGGGCCGACGGGCTGCTGGCCAAGACCGATGCGATTGACGCCGCGGCGATCCTGCGCTTCGCTCACCTGATGCACCCAGATCCCGACCCCCTCTACGATCCAAATGCCGTGGAAATGGCCGATCTGGTGCGCCGGCGCCGCCAGATGGTGGATATGCTGGCCATGGAAAAGCAGCGTCGCGAGCACCCTGAAGCTGCGCTGGCGCAAGCCAGCATCGATGCTCATATAGGCTTCTTGAGCAGCCAGATCGGCGAGATGGATCGGGCCATTACCCGCCAGATCGATAGCGATGCGACGCTACGGCGCCGGGCCGAACTACTCACCACCATCCCCGGCATCGGCCAGACTACGGCCGCCGTGCTGCTGGCCGAAATGCCCGAGCTGGGCGGCATCGGCAACAAGCAGGCGGCCGCCTTGGCCGGAGTCGCCCCCTTCAACCGCGATAGTGGTGAGATGCGCGGCCAGGCCCATATCGCCGGCGGACGCCTCTCGGTGCGCTGCGCTCTCTATATGGCCACCCTGTCGGCCATCCGTGCTAACCCGCCCATCCGCGACTTCTACAAAAGGCTGCGCGCCCAGGGCAAACCGGGAAAGCTCGCCATCGTCGCCGCCATGCGCAAACTCATCACGACAGCCAATGCCGTCCTTGCCAACAACACCCCCTGGCACACCAACACAGCTTGA
- a CDS encoding DUF3828 domain-containing protein codes for MRLALAAGMLLALTGLAHAQSYDTPEALLAAFYQPYLDDSFGEDDGRFRSQDLQALYDQDAEITPEGEIGTLDFDPFISGQDYAISNLVIGEAAIDGDWATVVVSFDNFERPVTMDYDLVLEGDGWKIDDVAFRDATSPYRLSEIFAAAAGN; via the coding sequence ATGCGCCTTGCCCTTGCTGCCGGAATGCTGCTTGCCCTGACGGGCCTGGCCCATGCCCAGAGCTATGACACACCCGAGGCGCTGCTGGCGGCCTTCTACCAGCCCTATCTGGATGACTCGTTCGGCGAGGACGACGGCCGCTTCCGGTCGCAGGACCTGCAGGCTCTTTACGACCAGGACGCCGAGATCACGCCGGAGGGGGAGATCGGCACGCTCGACTTCGATCCGTTCATCAGCGGACAGGATTATGCCATCAGCAATCTGGTCATCGGCGAGGCCGCGATCGACGGCGACTGGGCGACCGTGGTCGTCAGCTTCGACAATTTCGAGCGGCCGGTGACGATGGATTATGACCTGGTGCTGGAAGGCGATGGCTGGAAGATCGACGACGTGGCCTTCCGCGACGCGACATCGCCCTATCGGCTGAGCGAGATCTTTGCAGCTGCCGCCGGCAACTGA